A single region of the Psychrobacter alimentarius genome encodes:
- a CDS encoding aminoglycoside phosphotransferase family protein, with product MTMTITNNRLQHLEHWLQQVFAGKTFNLDSLPGDASARQYHRLQLLEGSDTTASRYIVMDSADEQDAMHQFINVAKLMSPAINVPTLIAQDVEKGFLVLQDFGAVEFAHLLVGAVPAQIDEHYQLAMQTLIALQTVPVETAKAQHQLPDYDEELLNREMDLFSDWFIPYIGVALDKTLWDNLKAALIKQILRQPQVIVHRDYHSRNLMQDQADHSRLGVIDFQDAVIGAYTYDLVSLIRDAYVEWSEPQISEWISDFWQLQKQAALTTADSVEQFESDVNIMGVQRHLKVLGIFIRLSERDGKDRYLSDIPKVMRDLITELNWLAEHGNADIQQAVVPFNQWLESVVLPAYQDTFSAI from the coding sequence ATGACTATGACCATTACAAACAATCGCCTTCAGCATTTAGAGCACTGGTTGCAGCAAGTATTTGCTGGCAAAACATTCAATCTTGACAGTTTGCCAGGTGATGCTAGCGCGCGTCAGTATCATCGTCTTCAGCTGTTAGAAGGCAGTGATACGACAGCATCGCGTTATATTGTTATGGATTCTGCTGATGAACAAGACGCCATGCACCAGTTCATCAATGTTGCCAAATTGATGTCCCCAGCGATCAATGTACCCACGCTCATCGCACAAGATGTAGAAAAAGGCTTTTTAGTATTACAAGATTTTGGCGCGGTAGAGTTTGCCCATTTACTTGTCGGTGCAGTGCCTGCTCAAATTGATGAGCATTATCAGCTGGCAATGCAGACATTGATTGCGCTTCAAACTGTTCCGGTTGAGACTGCAAAGGCCCAACATCAATTGCCAGATTATGATGAGGAACTACTAAATCGCGAGATGGATCTATTTAGTGATTGGTTTATACCTTACATCGGTGTAGCCCTTGATAAAACATTGTGGGACAATCTAAAAGCGGCACTGATAAAACAAATTTTGCGCCAGCCTCAAGTTATCGTCCACCGTGATTATCACAGTCGCAATCTTATGCAAGACCAAGCGGATCACTCACGCTTGGGTGTGATCGATTTTCAAGATGCGGTCATAGGTGCTTATACTTATGATTTGGTGTCATTGATACGAGATGCTTATGTTGAGTGGTCAGAGCCTCAAATATCTGAATGGATTAGCGATTTTTGGCAGTTACAAAAGCAAGCAGCGCTCACCACAGCAGATAGTGTTGAGCAGTTTGAAAGTGATGTGAATATCATGGGTGTGCAGCGTCATCTAAAAGTGCTGGGAATATTTATCCGCTTGTCTGAGCGCGATGGCAAAGATCGCTATCTATCTGACATTCCTAAAGTCATGCGTGATTTGATCACCGAGTTAAACTGGTTGGCTGAGCATGGCAACGCTGACATTCAGCAAGCCGTTGTCCCTTTTAACCAATGGCTAGAAAGTGTTGTCTTGCCTGCTTATCAAGACACATTTTCTGCGATATGA
- the murU gene encoding N-acetylmuramate alpha-1-phosphate uridylyltransferase MurU: MSMSSTSKITQAMILAAGKGTRLRPLTLETPKPLVKVGGQPLIVWHIKALHAAGITDITINASWLADKLMDTLGDGSQYGVNLHWSVEEDEPLETAGGIFQALQAGQLRDEPFILVNSDIWTTYDFGQLRDYALSADQQAHLLLIDNPEHNNGGDFAINNGLASEQAIGDADKYTFAGISVISPRLMDGLVSGQPAALGPLLRQAMIKFQITAEVITDNWIDVGTPERLTQVNEFIDSKGADNHLGA; the protein is encoded by the coding sequence ATGTCAATGTCATCTACCTCTAAGATTACCCAAGCAATGATTTTGGCTGCGGGTAAGGGGACACGCCTACGTCCATTAACGCTTGAAACCCCAAAGCCATTGGTTAAAGTGGGTGGGCAGCCGCTTATTGTTTGGCATATCAAAGCGTTGCATGCAGCAGGCATCACTGATATTACTATCAATGCGTCATGGCTTGCTGATAAGTTAATGGATACATTGGGCGATGGCTCTCAATATGGCGTCAACCTACATTGGTCCGTTGAAGAAGATGAACCGCTTGAGACAGCAGGTGGTATTTTTCAAGCATTGCAAGCAGGTCAGTTAAGAGATGAGCCCTTTATCTTAGTCAATTCTGACATTTGGACGACGTATGATTTTGGCCAGTTACGAGATTATGCATTGAGTGCTGACCAACAAGCGCATTTATTGTTGATTGACAATCCTGAGCACAATAATGGTGGTGATTTTGCGATTAATAACGGTCTGGCCAGCGAACAAGCAATTGGTGACGCAGACAAATATACATTTGCTGGTATCAGTGTCATCTCTCCCAGATTGATGGATGGTTTGGTGTCAGGACAGCCAGCAGCATTAGGGCCTTTATTAAGACAGGCAATGATAAAATTCCAAATCACTGCTGAAGTCATTACTGATAATTGGATCGATGTTGGTACGCCCGAACGCCTGACACAGGTAAATGAGTTCATTGATAGTAAAGGCGCTGACAATCATTTGGGCGCATAA
- the cydB gene encoding cytochrome d ubiquinol oxidase subunit II, which yields MFNFGDVLDLPLIWGGLIVLAVFIYVLLDGFDLGCGILFPFAGSDKNRSRMMNSIAPFWDGNETWLVLGGGGLFAAFPVAYGIIMTGLYLPVTAMLFGLIMRGVAFEFRFKSSARRHVWDTFFFVGSVIATFSQGIMLGALVQGLEASNRLYTGGPFDWLTPFSIVCGFAMIIGYALLGSTWLIIKTEHTLQVWARKVSGWLLSALVVAMIVVTAFMYFSDIDALEGWFMLPSILYLAPMPVIALLLFFLMRKDLKTEREYRPFLLTVALFLMGYIGVCFAIFPYIVPYQMTIYDAAAADTSLSFMLIGAVIMLPIILSYTAFAYYTFKGKTDHNPMY from the coding sequence ATGTTTAACTTCGGTGATGTATTAGACTTACCCTTAATTTGGGGCGGACTTATCGTCCTTGCTGTTTTTATTTATGTACTGCTCGATGGCTTTGATTTGGGCTGCGGTATTTTGTTTCCATTTGCAGGTTCTGATAAAAACCGCAGCCGCATGATGAACTCAATCGCTCCATTTTGGGATGGTAATGAAACGTGGTTGGTATTGGGCGGGGGTGGTTTATTTGCCGCCTTCCCAGTTGCTTACGGTATCATCATGACGGGGCTTTATTTGCCCGTGACTGCTATGCTGTTTGGACTCATTATGCGCGGCGTCGCGTTTGAGTTCCGGTTTAAATCATCAGCACGTCGTCATGTGTGGGATACTTTCTTTTTTGTCGGTTCGGTCATTGCGACGTTCTCTCAAGGGATTATGCTTGGAGCGCTAGTACAAGGATTAGAAGCCAGTAACCGTCTCTATACAGGTGGTCCATTTGACTGGTTGACACCTTTCTCCATCGTTTGTGGGTTTGCGATGATTATCGGCTATGCGCTGCTTGGCTCGACATGGCTCATCATAAAAACCGAGCATACATTGCAAGTTTGGGCACGTAAAGTATCAGGTTGGCTGCTTTCTGCCTTAGTAGTAGCCATGATTGTCGTGACTGCGTTCATGTATTTTTCAGACATTGATGCACTCGAAGGCTGGTTTATGTTGCCAAGTATTTTATATCTTGCACCGATGCCTGTTATTGCGTTGTTGTTATTTTTCCTAATGCGTAAAGACTTAAAAACGGAACGTGAGTATCGTCCTTTCTTATTGACTGTGGCATTATTTTTGATGGGCTATATTGGGGTTTGTTTTGCCATATTCCCTTATATCGTACCGTATCAAATGACCATTTATGATGCGGCGGCGGCTGATACGTCGTTGTCCTTTATGTTAATTGGCGCGGTCATTATGCTACCGATTATTTTGAGTTATACCGCTTTTGCTTATTATACGTTTAAGGGTAAAACAGATCACAACCCAATGTATTAA